TTTTACATCTCCCCAGTACCAGAGAGATTTCTTGTCATAGTTGCCATCTGTACGGTAGTAGTTGACGCGAACAGTTCCTGCCGGTTGTGGCTCGTAAGAGAAAACCTTGTAATCTTGGTCCAACCAAGCCTCATTCATCTTTGGTGCCAGTTTTTCTGCCGATTTATCGCCGGTTAGATTTTTCCCAGCTGTATTATTGATGAGGAAGCTAATTTTCTTGGCTTGTTCTCCCTTTAATTTGACATCTAGGTAATAGCCGTAGTCATCTTTTTTGGCATCCTTAAAGGACAGGGCTCCGTTTGGCCAATTTTCAGAAGGTTTTTCAACATCGTCCCAAGTCCATAGTCCTTGAGTATCCTTGTTTTCTTCAGGAAGTTTTTTGACATGGATACGGAAGTAGTTGTCTTCGATGGGCTCTTCTGCCTTAGTTTCAGTTGTTACTGGATTCGTAGAAGTAGTTGGCTCACTTGAACGATCTTGCTCGGTTTGTGGTGCTGAATCGGCTGGGCCTGCAACAGGAGTGGTTGGCTCTGTTGCAGGATTTTCTTCTTTTTTCTCTAGGGAAGCGTTTGCATTGTTAGGTGAAGAAAAATCGCTTTCGTTCTTGCCAGCGATGTTTGTTGCATCAGTAAGAGGTTGGGCAAGGACAGTAGTAGTTTCACTATTACTTGCGTTAGTGGTTGGTGTACTTTCGTTGGCTGAGATAGTTGGCGTAGCCATAGCAAGTAGGACAAGGCTTGCGCCGATAAGGACAGAACCAGTTCCATTTTTGAGGGAACGGATGCTGTAGACCATTTTTTTCTCAGTTTGAGCTGGTGTTTTTCTCATGATGATTCTCCAATCAATAAATTTCTATATCAGTATAGCATGTAGTAAAACAATATGCAAGCGTTTTCTCGAAATTAAAACAAAAGAAAATCGCAACAGGTTTTCTGTTACGACTAAGCTAGTCTTTCTTTATGAATTTGTGAACCCAAAAGGTGGAGGTGGTAAAATAGTTCTACAGTAGAAAGATTCCGACTACAAATAATGGGTTTCGGACAGTTGGAAACAGGAAAGGTAGTGATAACAATATCGTGCGGAATTTGATTGAGAATCGAGAAAGAAATCGTAGATTCTTCCCAAGAATCAAATAGATAGAGATTGTTACCGTAGTGGGAAAGGGTGTCAATTAGGTTTTGTGCGTGCTCACTATCTAGATGACTAATGACCAAAACACGAATTTTGGGAAGTTTTTGAAGTAATTGGACTAAAATGCGTTGTCCTTGGATAGAAAAGGCATAAACTAGGTCTTGTAGCTTACTTGGATGATTTTCTAGCCCCATTTCAGTCAGGTAAGATTGGAATTTGTGTTGACTTACTTCAAATAGTTTTGGAAATTCTTTTTGATAATTGGTTAAAAGTAAAGACTTCTGTTTTTCAAGAGACTTGTTGCTAAGTGGGTGTAGAAAATCAGCTTGGGCAGTGTAGTGGAGGAGCCAAATCAATTCTTCTCGATTTGCAATTTGTAGGTGAAATTCTTTAGCCAATTCTTCTAAGATTTGACTCAATAAACGATAGGATTTTTGAATCTGATGAATGTCTCCTAAAGCTCCATTACTAGGATTGTTTGTGATTTGAGGCGACTTTACTGGGTTTGAAAATAGCTGTTCCAGTGCTTCTTTTGTAGGTTCAAAATGGAGTTTTTTAGCCAGTTTTTTGATATCTTGTTCGAACTGCGGAATTTGCATCAGAGAGCTGTAGTGACTGGTTAAAAGGGGAGTAGGATTTTCAATCAAATGACTCATATTAAACCGCTCCAGATTGATAGCTAGGGTATATTTGATTTGTCGTAGACTGCTGAGGTTGAGTGAAATTTGTTGGGCCTTCAAAAATAACTGAATCAAATCAGTCAAATACTCTTCGGAAATAGAAGGGAAGGGCCAATCAAGAAAGCTGTAACTTTGGCTAAAGTAGTCCAGATAAAAGGAGCGAATGTCCTCTTCTGCCCCCATCATGTTCAAAGGGGAAGGTTGTATGCTGATGCCATAGTGTTGCGGGAGTTTAGTATTTAGATGTTGGATGATTTCCTCAATCTGCTCTGGATTAGACGAAAGTACCTGACATATTTGGTCAAGTGATTGGCTGTCCTTGAAAAAAAGTTGGTTTAAAAAAGAATAAGTTGGGGATTGTTCAAAGATAGCAATCCTAGGGTCTAAGGAGTTTCGGGCTTCAAACTGCAACTGAATACCTTCTTTTGTTGATTGAATAAGGAGGTTTGGAAATAATTGCTCAAGTTTAAAAAGGTGTTCTTGCAATTCTTCTGTTGAAAAATTCAGCTTTTCAGCAAAGACTGGGAACTCTATCCAATCATGGTGTTTGGTTAATTCTTCCAGTAACACTAGCAGATTTTGTTCTGTTTCAGAAAGCAAAATATCCATAACAAATCTCCTTATATATTTATACATATATATATTAAAAGAAAAAGCAAGTAAAGTCAAGAAAAACAGGATAAGATAAAATAGGATAACTGTAATTTACTATCTTCTTCGTAGATAATTAGGCTGAAAATGAAGTTTGCAAAGCGATCATTGAATTTAATTTTTTATAGGGTAACTTCTAAAACTAACTTCCAGTTTCCCACAACCTAGCCTTTAGTATGATAAAAATCGTAAAAACCAGTGGAAATTCTTCTTAGACTAACGTCCGCTGGTTTTCTTTTTCTTGATATATAAGGGTTCAAAAGCGAAAAGACTCAGAAAAAAGTGTACGACAAATAGCCTTAAAACAGAGTCGTCTTAGAGTAACTTCCAGTTGCTAGCGTTTAGTGTGAGACTTTTCGATGGTGATAAGATGTGTAGTTAGAGGGGAAAATTCCCTTTATTTCAATAAATCAGGTGATAAGTGTGTGTCTTCTGGTTTGACAAATTGGCACCCCAGAAGAGCAGCGATGTCCTCGCCAAAGTTGAAGGTGAAGACGTCGTAAGCAGATTTTCCTTGAAACTCTTCTCGTTTCAAGGAATTGACATGGGAAATGACTAGATTGACGTCTTTCTGAGTCAGCTGGTCAAAGGAAGTGCCCTTGGGAAGAATGGCTCGCAAAACTGTATGGTTCTTCTCAATCCGCCCCTTCTGGTCAGGACGGCTAGGGTCGCAGAAGTAGAGGTGAGACTTCCCATCAATGTCTCGCTCAAGCTCCTCCACATAGGAGAACTCAGATCCGTTGTCCGTGAGAATGACAGG
Above is a genomic segment from Streptococcus sp. SN-1 containing:
- a CDS encoding M protein trans-acting positive regulator PRD domain-containing protein, which produces MDILLSETEQNLLVLLEELTKHHDWIEFPVFAEKLNFSTEELQEHLFKLEQLFPNLLIQSTKEGIQLQFEARNSLDPRIAIFEQSPTYSFLNQLFFKDSQSLDQICQVLSSNPEQIEEIIQHLNTKLPQHYGISIQPSPLNMMGAEEDIRSFYLDYFSQSYSFLDWPFPSISEEYLTDLIQLFLKAQQISLNLSSLRQIKYTLAINLERFNMSHLIENPTPLLTSHYSSLMQIPQFEQDIKKLAKKLHFEPTKEALEQLFSNPVKSPQITNNPSNGALGDIHQIQKSYRLLSQILEELAKEFHLQIANREELIWLLHYTAQADFLHPLSNKSLEKQKSLLLTNYQKEFPKLFEVSQHKFQSYLTEMGLENHPSKLQDLVYAFSIQGQRILVQLLQKLPKIRVLVISHLDSEHAQNLIDTLSHYGNNLYLFDSWEESTISFSILNQIPHDIVITTFPVSNCPKPIICSRNLSTVELFYHLHLLGSQIHKERLA